A single Blastococcus colisei DNA region contains:
- a CDS encoding DNA polymerase IV, with protein MRREASVLHLDLDAFFAAVEQRDKPSLRGRPVVVGGVGGRGVVATASYEARAFGARSAMSTAEARRRCPSGTAFLGGRFAAYRRTSDVVMALLRELSPLVEPASLDEAYVDLAVASPTHPEGHDLSVDGVTEIGRRLKGRIAEATGGVTGSVGIGTSKLMAKIGSDLQKPDGLVVVAPGRELEVLHPLPVTRLGGVGPATAERLHQIGVKTVGDLASKSLTDLVALAGKAHGAGLYALARAEDDRAVVPDRGVKSVSHEETFERDLTDLDVLGREIDSMAARVGERLRTAAFSGRTVTLKLRRYDFTTLTRSQTLSQPTDDVRTIAATARRLLAEAGTQGGLRLLGVGVSGLSVYAQGDLFAPEDEPLPDVVTAEDAPEAAPAADLPAERRWWPGQDVRHEELGAGWVWGRGLGRVTVRFEGPLTAPGPVRTLSADDPLLHLADPPDWRTSA; from the coding sequence ATGCGGCGGGAGGCGAGTGTGCTGCACCTCGACCTCGACGCCTTCTTCGCCGCCGTCGAGCAGCGCGACAAACCGTCGCTGCGCGGGCGTCCCGTCGTCGTCGGCGGGGTCGGCGGGCGCGGCGTCGTCGCCACTGCGTCCTACGAGGCACGCGCGTTCGGCGCCCGCTCGGCCATGTCCACGGCCGAGGCGCGCCGGCGCTGCCCGTCGGGAACGGCGTTCCTCGGCGGCCGGTTCGCCGCCTACCGCCGGACGTCCGACGTCGTCATGGCCCTGCTGCGCGAGCTGTCCCCGCTGGTGGAGCCGGCGTCGCTGGACGAGGCGTACGTCGACCTCGCTGTCGCGTCCCCCACCCACCCGGAGGGGCACGACCTCTCGGTGGATGGAGTCACGGAGATCGGCCGGCGGCTCAAGGGCCGGATCGCCGAGGCGACCGGGGGAGTGACCGGGTCGGTGGGCATCGGGACGTCGAAGCTCATGGCGAAGATCGGCTCGGACCTGCAGAAGCCCGACGGGCTGGTGGTCGTCGCGCCGGGCCGCGAGCTGGAGGTGCTGCACCCGCTGCCGGTGACCCGGTTGGGCGGCGTCGGCCCCGCGACGGCGGAGCGGCTGCACCAGATCGGCGTGAAGACGGTGGGCGACCTGGCCTCGAAGTCGCTGACCGATCTCGTCGCGCTGGCCGGCAAGGCGCACGGCGCGGGGCTGTACGCGCTGGCGCGGGCCGAGGACGACCGTGCGGTGGTTCCCGACCGCGGCGTGAAGTCGGTGTCGCACGAGGAGACCTTCGAGCGCGACCTCACCGATCTCGACGTGCTGGGGCGCGAGATCGACTCGATGGCCGCGCGAGTGGGGGAGCGGCTGCGCACGGCGGCGTTCTCGGGGCGCACGGTGACCCTGAAGCTGCGCCGCTACGACTTCACCACGCTCACCCGCTCGCAGACGCTGTCGCAGCCGACCGACGACGTCCGCACCATCGCCGCCACCGCCCGTCGACTGCTGGCGGAGGCGGGAACCCAGGGCGGGCTGCGGCTGCTCGGCGTCGGGGTCTCCGGCCTCTCGGTCTACGCCCAGGGCGACCTGTTCGCTCCCGAGGACGAACCACTGCCGGACGTGGTCACCGCCGAGGACGCCCCGGAGGCGGCTCCCGCGGCGGACCTGCCGGCCGAGCGGCGCTGGTGGCCCGGCCAGGACGTCCGCCACGAGGAACTGGGTGCCGGCTGGGTGTGGGGCCGCGGACTGGGCCGCGTCACGGTCCGCTTCGAGGGGCCGCTGACGGCGCCCGGGCCGGTGCGCACGCTCTCCGCCGACGACCCGCTGCTCCACCTCGCCGACCCGCCCGACTGGAGGACGTCCGCATGA
- a CDS encoding class I SAM-dependent methyltransferase, whose amino-acid sequence MTEPSMWTRMIQENPEHSTAYIQRFKDLAAQGMDLAGEARLVDAMLTRGARVLDAGCGTGRVSGFLVDAGHEIVGVDGDPALIAEAQQQHPGGRWLVGDLAELDLPGQGIAEPFDAIVCAGNVMTFLAPSTRREVLRRMRAHLLPEGRAAIGFGAGRGYEFDEFLADARAVGWEPDLLLATWDLRPFTPDADFLVAILRPA is encoded by the coding sequence GTGACCGAACCGAGCATGTGGACGCGGATGATCCAGGAGAACCCGGAGCATTCGACCGCCTACATCCAGCGATTCAAGGACCTTGCCGCCCAGGGCATGGATCTGGCCGGCGAGGCCCGGCTGGTCGACGCGATGCTGACGCGCGGCGCACGGGTGCTCGACGCGGGGTGCGGGACGGGCCGGGTCTCGGGGTTCCTCGTCGACGCGGGTCACGAGATCGTCGGCGTGGACGGCGACCCGGCCCTGATCGCCGAGGCGCAGCAGCAGCATCCCGGCGGTCGGTGGCTGGTCGGCGACCTGGCCGAACTCGACCTCCCTGGGCAGGGCATCGCCGAGCCGTTCGACGCGATCGTGTGCGCCGGCAACGTCATGACCTTCCTTGCGCCCTCCACCCGACGGGAGGTGCTGCGCCGGATGCGGGCGCACCTGCTGCCCGAGGGCCGGGCGGCCATCGGGTTCGGTGCGGGCCGCGGGTACGAGTTCGACGAGTTCCTCGCCGACGCGCGGGCGGTCGGCTGGGAACCGGACCTGCTGCTGGCCACGTGGGACCTGCGCCCGTTCACACCCGACGCCGACTTCCTGGTCGCGATCCTCCGCCCCGCGTGA
- a CDS encoding ferredoxin reductase, translated as MTTTAPSPTTATPRVALRDRVLRFAELVTTPLLPSDYLDLVDPLRSGADLRGRIEAIHHETRDAATIVIRPGRGWRPHTPGQYIRIGIDVDGVRQWRAYSLTSDLTRTDGCISVTVKAIPGGKVSNHLVRRAKPGTIVRLDQAAGEFCLPDQRPDKALFVTAGSGITPVMGILRNHPELTDVVLVHSAPTADDVVFGAELRQMAAEGRIRLIEQHTDSAGMLDARSIAELVPDLHERSTWACGPVGMLEALEEHWTAAGIADRLYTERFRPSVVVTGEGGTVNFTKNGTTLEADGATPILDAAEEAGVLMPSGCRMGICYGCVLPLREGAVRDLRNGELTVAAPGDGVLIQTCVSAAAGACDIDH; from the coding sequence ATGACGACCACCGCCCCGAGCCCGACCACGGCCACGCCGCGCGTCGCCCTGCGCGACCGGGTGCTCAGGTTCGCCGAGCTGGTGACCACGCCCCTGCTCCCCAGCGACTACCTCGACCTGGTCGACCCGCTCCGCTCGGGCGCCGACCTGCGCGGCCGCATCGAGGCCATCCACCACGAGACGCGCGACGCCGCCACCATCGTGATCCGGCCCGGCCGCGGCTGGCGCCCGCACACGCCCGGCCAGTACATCCGCATCGGCATCGACGTCGACGGCGTCCGCCAGTGGCGGGCCTACTCGCTGACGTCCGACCTCACGCGGACCGACGGCTGCATCAGCGTCACGGTGAAGGCCATCCCTGGAGGGAAGGTCAGCAACCACCTGGTGCGCCGCGCGAAGCCGGGCACGATCGTCCGGCTCGACCAGGCGGCCGGCGAGTTCTGCCTGCCCGACCAGCGCCCGGACAAGGCGCTGTTCGTCACCGCCGGCTCCGGCATCACCCCGGTCATGGGCATCCTCCGCAACCACCCGGAGCTCACCGACGTCGTCCTGGTGCACTCGGCCCCCACCGCCGACGACGTCGTCTTCGGCGCCGAGCTGCGGCAGATGGCCGCCGAGGGCCGGATCCGGCTCATCGAGCAGCACACCGACAGCGCCGGGATGCTCGACGCCCGGTCCATCGCCGAGCTGGTGCCCGACCTGCACGAACGCTCCACCTGGGCCTGCGGGCCCGTGGGGATGCTCGAGGCCCTGGAGGAGCACTGGACTGCCGCCGGCATCGCCGACCGGCTCTACACCGAGCGCTTCCGCCCCTCGGTCGTCGTGACCGGCGAGGGCGGCACCGTGAACTTCACCAAGAACGGCACCACGCTCGAGGCCGACGGGGCGACCCCGATCCTCGACGCCGCCGAGGAGGCGGGCGTCCTCATGCCGAGCGGCTGCCGCATGGGCATCTGCTACGGCTGCGTGCTGCCCCTGCGCGAGGGCGCCGTCCGCGACCTGCGCAACGGCGAGCTGACCGTCGCCGCACCCGGCGACGGCGTGCTCATCCAGACCTGCGTCAGCGCCGCCGCCGGCGCCTGCGACATCGACCACTGA
- a CDS encoding FAD-binding oxidoreductase, whose translation MTPERSWWGWGTTDRALSDDECVALGGLVPGLPDRPRAVPRVEDVTLPVSRLAPPSSLPVTTDPAVRASHTYGKAYRDVVRALSGDLPGAPDAVACPVTEDDVVRLLDWAGSAGVVVVPFGGGSSVVGGVEYRGDRAWLSMDLTALDRVLEVDPVSRAARIQAGALGPVLEEQVRPHGLTLRHFPQSFEFSTLGGWLATRAGGHFATLHTHIDDLVESMRFVTPAGVSESWRLPGSGAGPSPDRLFLGSEGTLGVVTEAWMRLQDRPRFKASTSVTFRDMTTATAAVREIAQAGLYPANCRLLDPGEAALSGASSSGECVLVLGVESAVHPVEGRLAELTDLAHAHGGAVAARAGARDGAAEAWRSAFLRMPYVRDGMARMSAIVETFETACTWDRVEEVYATVQAEIGAAVQEVTGAPGLVNCRFTHVYPDGAAPYLTVIAAGRLGSEVAMWDDVKTAAMEVLGRLGATVTHHHAIGRDHRPGYDRQRPEPFAVALRSVKAALDPAGILNPGVLIDPV comes from the coding sequence ATGACACCCGAACGGTCCTGGTGGGGATGGGGGACGACGGACCGGGCCCTGTCCGACGACGAGTGCGTGGCGCTCGGCGGCCTCGTCCCCGGGTTGCCGGACCGCCCCCGCGCCGTGCCACGGGTCGAGGACGTGACCCTGCCGGTGTCCCGCCTCGCGCCGCCGTCCTCGCTTCCGGTCACCACCGATCCCGCCGTCCGGGCTTCGCACACGTACGGAAAGGCCTACCGGGACGTCGTCCGGGCGCTGTCGGGCGACCTCCCGGGCGCACCCGACGCGGTGGCCTGCCCGGTGACGGAGGACGACGTCGTCCGGCTGCTGGACTGGGCGGGGTCGGCGGGGGTCGTGGTCGTTCCCTTCGGCGGCGGCAGCTCGGTCGTCGGCGGGGTGGAGTACCGCGGCGACCGCGCCTGGCTCTCGATGGACCTGACCGCGCTGGACCGCGTGCTCGAGGTGGACCCGGTGAGCCGGGCGGCGCGGATCCAGGCCGGCGCGCTCGGACCGGTGCTCGAGGAGCAAGTGCGCCCGCACGGCCTGACGCTGCGGCACTTCCCGCAGAGCTTCGAGTTCTCCACGCTCGGCGGCTGGCTGGCCACCCGCGCCGGCGGGCACTTCGCGACGCTGCACACCCACATCGACGACCTGGTCGAGTCGATGCGGTTCGTCACCCCGGCCGGGGTGAGCGAGTCGTGGCGGCTGCCCGGCTCCGGCGCCGGCCCGTCACCGGACCGGCTGTTCCTCGGCTCGGAGGGCACGCTCGGCGTCGTCACCGAGGCCTGGATGCGGCTGCAGGACCGGCCCCGGTTCAAGGCATCGACGTCGGTCACCTTCCGGGACATGACGACGGCGACGGCCGCCGTCCGGGAGATCGCGCAGGCAGGGCTGTATCCGGCGAACTGCCGCCTGCTCGATCCCGGGGAGGCGGCGCTCTCGGGGGCGTCGTCGTCGGGGGAGTGCGTGCTGGTGCTGGGTGTGGAGTCGGCGGTGCACCCGGTCGAGGGCCGGCTCGCGGAGCTGACCGACCTGGCCCACGCGCACGGCGGCGCCGTCGCCGCGCGGGCCGGCGCTCGCGACGGCGCGGCCGAGGCTTGGCGCTCGGCGTTCCTGCGGATGCCCTACGTCCGCGACGGGATGGCGCGGATGAGCGCGATCGTCGAGACGTTCGAGACGGCGTGCACCTGGGACCGCGTGGAGGAGGTCTACGCGACGGTGCAGGCAGAGATCGGCGCCGCCGTGCAGGAGGTCACCGGGGCGCCGGGGCTGGTCAACTGCCGGTTCACCCACGTCTACCCGGACGGCGCGGCGCCGTACCTCACGGTGATCGCGGCCGGCCGTCTCGGGTCGGAGGTGGCCATGTGGGACGACGTGAAGACGGCGGCCATGGAGGTTCTCGGCCGCCTGGGTGCGACGGTCACCCACCACCACGCCATCGGCCGCGACCACCGGCCCGGGTACGACCGGCAGCGGCCCGAGCCGTTCGCCGTCGCGCTGCGGTCGGTGAAGGCGGCGCTGGACCCGGCGGGGATCCTCAACCCCGGCGTCCTGATCGATCCCGTGTAG
- the thiD gene encoding bifunctional hydroxymethylpyrimidine kinase/phosphomethylpyrimidine kinase produces the protein MTAGRTPTALTVAGSDPSGGAGIQADLKTFSALGVYGTAVLTALTAQNTRGVTGIHPVPAKFVGLQLRTLLDDVEVHATKLGMLGTAEVVREVAAVLTERHPGPVVCDPVMVATSGDRLIDEDAVAAVRTDLLPLADLITPNAPEAAVLLGVEPGTDADDLPDQARALLDLGPRAVLLKGGHLGGEESVDVLATRDGVWTTRRPRVATTATHGTGCTLSAAIAALAARSRSSDWLPLVEEARDYLHRALEGGRGLGIGSGHGPVHHFAGIWPT, from the coding sequence ATGACTGCCGGACGCACCCCCACGGCGCTCACCGTGGCCGGCAGCGATCCCAGCGGCGGCGCCGGCATCCAGGCGGACCTGAAGACGTTCAGCGCCCTCGGCGTCTACGGCACTGCCGTCCTGACCGCCCTCACCGCGCAGAACACGCGGGGCGTCACGGGGATCCACCCCGTGCCGGCCAAGTTCGTCGGCCTCCAGCTGCGCACCCTGCTCGACGACGTCGAGGTCCACGCCACCAAGCTCGGCATGCTGGGCACCGCGGAGGTGGTCCGCGAGGTCGCCGCGGTCCTGACCGAGCGCCACCCGGGACCCGTCGTCTGTGATCCGGTCATGGTGGCGACCAGCGGGGACCGGCTGATCGACGAGGACGCGGTGGCGGCCGTCCGTACCGATCTACTGCCGCTCGCGGACCTGATCACCCCGAATGCTCCCGAGGCCGCGGTGCTCCTGGGCGTCGAACCGGGAACCGACGCCGACGACCTGCCCGACCAGGCCCGCGCCCTGCTCGACCTCGGACCGCGCGCCGTGCTGCTCAAAGGCGGCCATCTGGGCGGGGAAGAGAGCGTGGACGTGCTCGCCACCCGGGACGGGGTCTGGACGACGCGCCGCCCCCGTGTGGCGACGACGGCGACGCACGGAACGGGGTGCACCCTGTCCGCGGCGATCGCCGCGCTGGCCGCCCGGTCGAGGAGCTCGGACTGGTTGCCGCTGGTGGAGGAGGCCCGCGACTACCTGCACCGGGCACTGGAGGGCGGCCGCGGTCTCGGCATCGGTTCGGGACACGGCCCGGTGCACCACTTCGCCGGCATCTGGCCGACATGA
- the thiM gene encoding hydroxyethylthiazole kinase, producing the protein MDAVELNAAREAVRANAPLVHCLTNTVVQAITANALLAAGAAPAMVDAPEEAGDFAAVASAVLVNVGTVHRRTAEAMRLAARSAGTAGTPWVLDPVAVGGLAYRTELAAELVALRPTVVRGNASEVMALAGAGAGGRGVDSTAATDDAVAAAVGLALHTGGVVAVSGEVDLLTDGRRIVRVGGGSVLLTRTTGAGCALGALVAAYLAVTDDPLTGAAAAHAHVALAAEWATATAAGPGTFAAAWLDALDAVDGDALAIADLRVADVRVAG; encoded by the coding sequence ATGGATGCCGTCGAACTCAACGCTGCCCGCGAGGCAGTGCGCGCGAACGCACCTCTGGTGCACTGCCTCACGAACACCGTCGTGCAGGCGATCACGGCCAACGCGCTGCTCGCCGCGGGCGCGGCACCGGCCATGGTCGATGCCCCGGAGGAGGCCGGCGACTTCGCCGCCGTGGCCTCCGCCGTGCTGGTCAACGTCGGCACCGTCCACCGCCGCACCGCCGAGGCGATGCGACTCGCAGCCCGGTCGGCCGGAACGGCGGGAACGCCCTGGGTGCTCGACCCGGTCGCAGTGGGCGGCCTGGCCTACCGCACGGAACTCGCCGCTGAACTGGTGGCGCTGCGTCCCACCGTCGTCCGCGGCAACGCCTCCGAGGTCATGGCGCTCGCCGGAGCCGGCGCCGGCGGCCGCGGCGTGGACAGCACCGCCGCCACCGACGACGCGGTCGCCGCGGCGGTGGGACTGGCCCTTCACACCGGGGGTGTGGTCGCGGTGAGTGGTGAGGTCGACCTGCTCACCGACGGACGCCGGATCGTCCGCGTCGGCGGCGGATCGGTCCTGCTCACGCGGACGACCGGCGCCGGCTGCGCGCTCGGTGCGCTGGTGGCGGCCTACCTCGCCGTCACCGACGATCCGTTGACCGGTGCGGCCGCCGCGCACGCCCACGTCGCGCTGGCCGCCGAGTGGGCGACGGCGACGGCCGCGGGGCCCGGCACGTTCGCCGCCGCGTGGCTCGACGCCCTCGACGCGGTGGACGGGGACGCCCTGGCCATCGCGGACCTCCGCGTGGCGGACGTCCGGGTCGCCGGGTGA
- a CDS encoding type II toxin-antitoxin system VapB family antitoxin — MARLRTNIEIEDSYVRTIMDRYGVRTKTEAVELALRNLAGQPMTREEALAMRGARAIEELPADVAPGSA, encoded by the coding sequence ATGGCCCGGCTCCGCACGAACATCGAGATCGAGGACAGTTATGTCCGGACGATCATGGATCGCTACGGCGTCCGGACCAAGACGGAGGCCGTCGAACTGGCCCTGCGCAACCTTGCCGGCCAGCCGATGACGCGGGAGGAGGCTCTCGCGATGCGGGGGGCGCGGGCGATCGAGGAGCTCCCCGCTGACGTCGCGCCCGGCTCTGCGTGA
- the thiE gene encoding thiamine phosphate synthase, translating to MRRPFDLTLYLVTDTELCRPRPVADVVRAAVAGGVTAVQVRDKVASRRELLALTRAVQAAVADRPDVSVVVNDAVDVALLAGADGVHVGQEDLPAAEVRALLGPDRLIGLSVESADDLEKALRLPPGTVDVVGLSPVWATPTKPEAGPGLGLDTVGHLTSLARAGGLCAVAIGGIDATRAAAVAATGVDGICVVSDICAADDPAAAARLLRAALAPVAIR from the coding sequence GTGAGACGGCCGTTCGACCTCACGCTGTACCTGGTCACCGACACGGAACTGTGCCGCCCCCGGCCGGTGGCCGATGTCGTCCGTGCCGCGGTGGCCGGCGGAGTGACCGCCGTCCAGGTCCGGGACAAGGTCGCCTCCCGGCGTGAGCTGCTGGCGCTGACCCGAGCGGTCCAGGCCGCGGTCGCCGACCGACCGGACGTGTCGGTCGTCGTCAACGATGCCGTGGACGTCGCCCTGCTGGCCGGCGCCGACGGCGTGCACGTCGGCCAGGAGGACCTGCCGGCAGCCGAGGTCCGAGCGCTGCTCGGGCCCGACCGGCTGATCGGGCTGTCGGTGGAGAGTGCCGACGACCTCGAGAAGGCCCTGCGGCTACCGCCGGGAACCGTCGACGTCGTCGGTCTCAGCCCGGTCTGGGCCACACCGACCAAGCCGGAGGCGGGTCCCGGCCTGGGGCTGGACACAGTCGGCCACCTGACCTCCCTCGCCCGCGCCGGGGGGCTCTGCGCCGTCGCGATCGGCGGGATCGACGCCACGCGAGCGGCCGCCGTGGCCGCGACCGGTGTCGACGGGATCTGCGTGGTGTCCGACATCTGCGCAGCCGACGATCCGGCGGCCGCGGCGCGACTACTCCGCGCAGCCCTGGCGCCGGTCGCCATCCGATGA
- a CDS encoding PucR family transcriptional regulator, with amino-acid sequence MADDELGIPDAVAAAMRDELPSVAEQTVAAIVVEVPSYADAFGGAMGRTISNAVQLALGGFLVLASAGGGGDASTPIQPALDGAYALGRGEARSGRSMDALLGAYRVGARVSWRHMAASGVRAGLTAEQLARFAELVFAYIDQLSAASVAGHSDELATSGRVRERYLERLADQLLGGGPRQDMVAAAERADWTPPRTLTAVVLPDARVRGALTSLDPRTLRSSVEVPGPVTSGELVVLLVPDAEGRSRPALMRSLREAEAVVGPARPWDEVAGSYARALRAVELGLTGESPEALDTETRLTDLVLRADESALADLRARALEPLADLGEGAREKLTETLRSWLLHQGRREAVAAELFVHPQTVRYRMGQLRELYGKRLEDPRTVLELTLALGVSVGDGLTPGRLPGP; translated from the coding sequence ATGGCGGACGACGAGCTCGGCATCCCGGACGCGGTGGCGGCAGCCATGCGGGACGAGCTGCCGTCGGTCGCGGAGCAGACCGTGGCCGCGATCGTCGTCGAGGTGCCCAGTTACGCCGACGCATTCGGCGGTGCGATGGGGCGCACGATCTCCAACGCCGTCCAGCTGGCCCTCGGCGGCTTCCTGGTGCTCGCCTCGGCCGGTGGCGGCGGGGACGCGAGCACGCCCATCCAGCCGGCGCTCGATGGCGCCTACGCGCTGGGACGCGGCGAGGCGCGCAGCGGGCGGTCGATGGACGCGCTGCTGGGCGCCTACCGCGTGGGTGCGCGGGTCTCCTGGCGGCACATGGCCGCCAGCGGCGTGCGCGCCGGGCTGACCGCCGAGCAGCTCGCCCGGTTCGCCGAGCTGGTCTTCGCCTACATCGACCAGCTCTCGGCAGCCAGTGTGGCCGGGCACAGCGACGAGCTGGCCACCAGCGGACGGGTCCGCGAGCGGTACCTGGAGCGCCTGGCCGACCAGCTGCTGGGCGGAGGGCCACGGCAGGACATGGTGGCGGCGGCCGAGCGGGCCGACTGGACGCCGCCGCGCACGCTGACCGCGGTCGTCCTCCCCGACGCACGGGTGCGCGGGGCGCTGACGTCGCTGGATCCCCGGACGCTCCGGTCCAGCGTGGAGGTACCCGGTCCGGTGACGTCCGGAGAGCTGGTGGTGCTGCTGGTGCCGGACGCCGAGGGGCGCTCGCGTCCGGCGCTGATGCGGTCCCTGCGCGAGGCGGAGGCCGTGGTGGGCCCCGCGCGACCGTGGGACGAGGTCGCCGGCTCCTACGCCAGGGCGCTGCGGGCGGTGGAGCTCGGCCTGACCGGCGAGAGCCCCGAGGCCCTGGACACCGAGACGCGGTTGACCGACCTCGTCCTGCGCGCCGACGAGAGCGCGCTGGCCGATCTCCGGGCCAGGGCCCTCGAGCCGCTGGCCGATCTCGGCGAGGGGGCACGGGAGAAGCTGACCGAGACCCTGCGATCGTGGCTGCTGCACCAGGGACGACGCGAGGCCGTGGCGGCGGAGCTCTTCGTCCATCCCCAGACCGTGCGCTACCGCATGGGGCAGCTGCGCGAGCTGTACGGGAAGCGACTCGAGGACCCCCGCACGGTGCTCGAGCTCACCCTGGCGCTGGGCGTCTCCGTGGGCGACGGGCTGACCCCGGGCAGGCTCCCTGGTCCATGA
- the vapC gene encoding type II toxin-antitoxin system VapC family toxin: MILADTSAWVEFDRATGSSVDDRVTDLIASSGPLAVTEPVVMEVVAGARDDGRERDLRRLLARFRPLSFDPVADFESAARIYRRCRKAGITPRGMVDCMIAAVAWRRGAALLAYDADLDRVASVIGIDVDPASLRA, encoded by the coding sequence GTGATCCTCGCGGACACGTCGGCCTGGGTGGAGTTCGACCGGGCCACGGGCAGCTCTGTCGATGACCGCGTCACCGACCTGATCGCGTCCAGTGGGCCCCTGGCGGTCACCGAACCGGTCGTCATGGAGGTCGTCGCAGGAGCACGCGACGATGGGCGTGAGCGCGACCTGCGCCGCCTGTTGGCCCGCTTCCGTCCGCTTTCCTTCGACCCCGTCGCTGACTTCGAGTCGGCGGCGCGCATCTACCGGCGGTGCCGCAAGGCGGGGATCACGCCGCGAGGAATGGTCGACTGCATGATCGCCGCCGTCGCCTGGCGTCGTGGCGCGGCGCTGCTCGCCTACGACGCGGACCTCGATCGGGTCGCGTCGGTCATCGGGATCGACGTCGACCCGGCGTCCCTGCGGGCGTGA
- a CDS encoding fatty acid desaturase family protein: protein MTVLQKKHDDNPIAHLSAEDIEIIGKELDTIRQEIRDSLGEADAAYIRKVIDVQRKLELGSRAALLVSMFPPAWVVGTVGLSVAKILENMEIGHNILHGQWDWMRDPKIHSTTWEWDMASPAAQWKHSHNELHHTYTNVIGKDNDLGYGIMRVDEDQKWHPLYLAQPVWNFVNACFFEYGIAAYDLELGKNLATKKRRQNPEFRAAAKQVLKKIRNQATKDYVVHPVLSGPSFLPTLAANFTANVVRNLWSHSVIMCGHFPEGVETFEKKSIDGETRGEWYLRQMLGSANISGSKAMHIMTGNLSHQVEHHLFPDLPSNRYAEIAPKVKDIFDRYGLTYHSAPLYKQVTSAWHKVIRLSLPNGWLAETTPKNAPAQVIKLVRMTTGGKKVRRELSRAVA, encoded by the coding sequence ATGACTGTTCTGCAGAAGAAGCACGACGACAACCCGATCGCGCACCTGTCCGCCGAGGACATCGAGATCATCGGCAAGGAGCTCGACACCATCCGCCAGGAGATCCGCGACAGCCTCGGCGAGGCCGACGCCGCCTACATCCGCAAGGTCATCGACGTCCAGCGCAAACTGGAGCTGGGCAGCCGCGCCGCCCTGCTGGTGTCGATGTTCCCGCCGGCGTGGGTCGTCGGGACGGTCGGCCTCTCGGTCGCCAAGATCCTCGAGAACATGGAGATCGGGCACAACATCCTGCACGGCCAGTGGGACTGGATGCGCGACCCGAAGATTCACTCCACGACGTGGGAGTGGGACATGGCCAGCCCGGCCGCGCAGTGGAAGCACTCGCACAACGAGTTGCATCACACGTACACCAACGTGATCGGCAAGGACAACGACCTCGGCTACGGCATCATGCGCGTCGACGAGGACCAGAAGTGGCACCCGCTGTACCTGGCGCAGCCGGTCTGGAACTTCGTCAACGCCTGCTTCTTCGAGTACGGGATAGCCGCGTACGACCTCGAGCTGGGAAAGAACCTGGCGACGAAGAAGCGCCGGCAGAACCCCGAGTTCCGGGCCGCTGCCAAGCAGGTGCTGAAGAAGATCCGCAACCAGGCGACCAAGGACTACGTGGTCCACCCGGTGCTCTCGGGTCCCTCGTTCCTGCCGACGCTCGCGGCGAACTTCACCGCCAACGTGGTGCGCAACCTGTGGTCGCACTCGGTGATCATGTGCGGGCACTTCCCCGAGGGCGTCGAGACCTTCGAGAAGAAGTCCATCGACGGCGAGACCCGCGGCGAGTGGTACCTGCGCCAGATGCTGGGCTCGGCCAACATCTCGGGCAGCAAGGCCATGCACATCATGACCGGCAACCTGAGCCACCAGGTCGAGCACCACCTGTTCCCCGACCTCCCCAGCAACCGCTACGCCGAGATCGCCCCGAAGGTGAAGGACATCTTCGACCGCTACGGGCTGACCTATCACTCGGCGCCGCTGTACAAGCAGGTCACGAGCGCCTGGCACAAGGTCATCCGGCTGTCGCTGCCCAACGGCTGGCTCGCCGAGACGACGCCGAAGAACGCCCCGGCGCAGGTGATCAAGCTGGTCCGCATGACGACGGGCGGCAAGAAGGTCCGCCGCGAGCTGTCCAGGGCCGTCGCCTGA